From the genome of Streptomyces sp. NBC_00659, one region includes:
- a CDS encoding NHLP family bacteriocin export ABC transporter peptidase/permease/ATPase subunit has translation MSAAPDTRGRRRAAPPRRSVPRTRVRSVRTPTVLQMEAVECGAASLAMVLGHHGRHVPLEELRIACGVSRDGSRASNLLKAARGYGLTAKGMQMDTAALAEVRGPAILFWEFNHYVVYDGMGRRLGRRGVHINDPGKGRRFVPMEDFDTSFTGVVLVMEPGPGFRRGGRRPGVLGAMPARLRGTSGTMPAAVLASLLLVAVGAAVPALSRTFIDQYLIGGQSSLLGVLFASMGVSVLLTVVLTWLQQANLLRGRIISSTLSSARFLRHLLRLPVTFFSQRSPADLVQRLQSNDAVAETLARDLAAAGVDAVVVVLYAVLLYTYDPQLTAVGIGVALLNVVAMRVVIRLRATRTAKLRADTARLTNTSYTGLQLIETMKATGGEDGYFRKWAGQHATTLEEQQRLGVPSAWLGVVAPTLAMLNSALILWIGGLRAVEGQVSVGLLVAFQALVTRFTAPITRLNGVAGRIQDFAADVARLKDVENFRADPLYARPGTGGSTRRLRGHVELENITFGYSPLDEPLLTGFSLTVGPGQQVALVGGSGSGKSTVSRLISGLYAPWEGTIRIDGRRLEDIPRQALASSVSFVDQDVFLFEGTVRDNVALWDPSIPDDAVAAALKDAALYDVVTRRPGGIHSRVEQDGRNFSGGQRQRLEIARALVRRPSILVLDEVTSALDAETEQTVMDNLRRRGCACVVIAHRLSTVRDSDEIVVLEHGSIVERGRHEALVAAEGPYAGLVRER, from the coding sequence GTGAGCGCCGCACCGGACACCCGCGGGAGACGGCGCGCCGCGCCGCCCCGGCGCAGCGTGCCCAGGACCCGGGTCAGGAGCGTCCGCACCCCCACCGTCCTCCAGATGGAGGCCGTGGAGTGCGGTGCGGCGTCCCTGGCCATGGTGCTCGGCCACCACGGCCGGCACGTCCCGCTCGAAGAGCTGCGAATCGCCTGCGGTGTCTCGCGGGACGGTTCTCGCGCGAGCAACCTGCTGAAGGCGGCGCGCGGTTACGGTCTGACGGCCAAGGGCATGCAGATGGACACGGCCGCTCTCGCCGAGGTGCGGGGACCCGCGATCCTGTTCTGGGAGTTCAACCACTATGTCGTGTACGACGGCATGGGGCGCCGTCTCGGACGCCGGGGTGTGCACATCAACGACCCGGGCAAGGGCCGTCGTTTCGTGCCGATGGAGGACTTCGACACCAGCTTCACCGGAGTCGTCCTGGTCATGGAGCCGGGTCCCGGGTTCCGCAGGGGCGGCCGCAGGCCGGGGGTGCTGGGTGCCATGCCGGCCCGGCTGCGCGGCACTTCGGGCACGATGCCCGCCGCGGTGCTGGCGAGTCTGCTGCTGGTGGCGGTCGGCGCGGCCGTGCCCGCGCTCAGCCGGACGTTCATCGACCAGTATCTGATCGGCGGTCAGAGTTCGCTGCTCGGGGTGCTGTTCGCGTCGATGGGCGTCTCGGTGCTGCTGACGGTGGTGCTGACCTGGCTGCAGCAGGCGAATCTGCTGCGCGGCCGCATCATCTCCTCGACGCTCTCCAGCGCCCGGTTCCTGCGTCATCTGCTGCGGCTGCCGGTCACCTTCTTCTCCCAGCGCAGCCCGGCCGATCTGGTGCAGCGGCTCCAGTCGAACGACGCGGTGGCCGAGACCCTCGCGCGCGATCTCGCCGCGGCGGGTGTGGACGCGGTCGTCGTCGTCCTGTACGCCGTGCTGCTCTACACCTACGACCCGCAGCTGACGGCCGTCGGCATCGGTGTCGCGCTGCTCAACGTGGTGGCGATGCGGGTGGTGATCCGGCTGCGCGCGACCCGCACCGCCAAACTCCGCGCCGACACCGCCCGGCTGACCAACACCTCGTACACCGGGCTCCAGTTGATCGAGACGATGAAGGCCACCGGCGGCGAGGATGGCTACTTCCGCAAGTGGGCGGGACAGCACGCCACCACGCTGGAGGAGCAGCAGCGCCTCGGTGTGCCGAGCGCATGGCTGGGGGTGGTCGCCCCCACGCTGGCGATGCTCAACAGCGCGCTGATCCTGTGGATCGGCGGCCTGCGGGCGGTCGAGGGGCAGGTTTCCGTGGGGCTGCTGGTCGCCTTCCAGGCGCTGGTCACCCGGTTCACCGCGCCGATCACCCGGCTCAACGGTGTCGCCGGCCGGATCCAGGACTTCGCGGCCGACGTGGCCCGGCTCAAGGACGTGGAGAACTTCCGCGCCGACCCGCTCTACGCCCGCCCGGGCACCGGCGGGTCCACCCGGCGTCTGCGGGGTCATGTGGAGCTGGAGAACATCACGTTCGGCTACAGCCCGCTCGACGAGCCGCTGCTCACCGGATTCTCGCTGACGGTCGGGCCGGGTCAGCAGGTGGCCCTGGTCGGCGGTTCGGGCAGCGGCAAGTCGACGGTGTCCCGGCTGATCTCGGGCCTGTACGCGCCGTGGGAGGGCACGATCCGCATCGACGGCCGGCGCCTGGAGGACATCCCGCGCCAAGCGCTCGCGTCGTCCGTGTCCTTCGTCGACCAGGACGTGTTCCTCTTCGAGGGGACGGTCCGGGACAACGTGGCGCTGTGGGATCCGTCGATCCCCGACGACGCCGTGGCAGCGGCTCTGAAGGACGCGGCGCTGTACGACGTCGTCACCCGCCGTCCCGGCGGGATCCACAGCCGCGTCGAGCAGGACGGGCGGAACTTCTCCGGCGGTCAGCGGCAACGCCTGGAGATCGCGCGGGCGTTGGTGCGCAGGCCCAGCATTCTCGTGCTCGACGAGGTGACCAGCGCCCTGGACGCGGAGACGGAGCAGACCGTCATGGACAACCTGCGCCGGCGCGGCTGCGCCTGCGTGGTGATCGCCCACCGGCTCAGCACCGTACGGGACAGCGACGAGATCGTCGTGCTCGAACACGGCTCGATCGTGGAACGCGGGCGGCACGAGGCACTGGTGGCGGCCGAAGGCCCGTACGCCGGTCTGGTCAGGGAGCGTTGA
- a CDS encoding HlyD family efflux transporter periplasmic adaptor subunit produces MQFRQQALAKLRSPEELDLPVRFARPQGRLALSVTVLAMAAASVWAVTGTVTPTVAAPAVLTQAQGSYLLQSPVAGQVTAVLAKEGERLPANAPVLKVRTAQGETAVVRTVAAGRVTALAATIGAIISTGANVAAVEKAAHADDPLYATVYVSAASAAAVPADAAVDLTVQSVPAQRYGVLRGHVKAVGRSVQTRQQIAAYLGDAQLGEQFSEKGRPVAVLVRLDRSSATRSGLKWSSADGPPYALTSMTLATASVRLTGQRPVDWLLP; encoded by the coding sequence GTGCAGTTCCGTCAACAGGCCCTCGCCAAACTGCGCTCCCCCGAAGAGCTCGACCTTCCGGTGCGCTTCGCCCGCCCACAGGGCCGGCTCGCCCTGTCCGTGACGGTCCTTGCCATGGCCGCGGCCTCCGTCTGGGCCGTGACCGGCACCGTCACCCCCACCGTCGCAGCGCCCGCCGTCCTCACCCAGGCGCAGGGCAGTTACCTCCTGCAGAGCCCGGTCGCCGGGCAGGTCACGGCGGTCCTCGCGAAGGAGGGCGAACGGCTCCCCGCGAACGCCCCCGTACTGAAGGTGCGTACGGCGCAAGGGGAGACGGCCGTCGTCCGTACGGTCGCCGCGGGCCGTGTCACCGCCCTGGCCGCCACCATCGGCGCGATCATCTCGACCGGCGCGAACGTCGCCGCCGTGGAGAAGGCCGCCCACGCCGACGACCCCCTGTACGCGACCGTGTACGTCTCCGCCGCGAGCGCGGCCGCCGTTCCCGCCGACGCCGCCGTCGACCTCACCGTCCAGTCGGTGCCCGCCCAGCGGTACGGAGTGCTGCGCGGCCACGTGAAGGCGGTGGGCCGCAGCGTGCAGACCCGGCAGCAGATCGCCGCCTACCTGGGCGACGCCCAACTGGGCGAGCAGTTCAGCGAGAAGGGCAGGCCGGTCGCCGTGCTGGTCAGGCTCGACCGGTCGTCCGCCACCCGCAGCGGCCTGAAGTGGTCGTCCGCGGACGGGCCGCCCTACGCGCTCACCTCCATGACCCTGGCCACGGCCTCGGTCCGGCTCACCGGTCAGCGCCCCGTCGACTGGCTCCTGCCGTGA
- a CDS encoding type A2 lantipeptide — translation MNSTPRVETAEISDADLDNVSGGLALNAVGTVTGLVDGVAPVSGIVGTAIGTVEGVTGLNTAPVTGLVAGL, via the coding sequence ATGAACTCCACCCCCCGTGTCGAGACCGCCGAGATCTCCGACGCCGACCTCGACAACGTCTCCGGTGGCCTCGCGCTGAACGCCGTCGGCACCGTCACCGGCCTGGTGGACGGCGTTGCCCCGGTCTCCGGCATCGTCGGCACGGCCATCGGCACCGTCGAGGGTGTGACCGGCCTGAACACCGCCCCGGTCACCGGCCTGGTCGCCGGTCTCTGA
- a CDS encoding S1 family peptidase produces MSHKRIPKRKAAIAVGGVAALGAAALLLPNANASQSNGDAATPRTFAANDVSDVASMLASQLGDAFAGSYYDAQQKQLVINVVGNNSNVVNQIEKAGAVAHQVQNSTAALQTAAKTLKADATIPGTAWSVDPKTNEIRVTADSTVTGDKWNTVESTVKGLGSGVATLSKSAGTLKTFVDGGDAIFGGNARCSLGFNVTAGDGTPAFLTAGHCGVAAAEWSDAANGAPIATVDQATFPGDGDFSLVKYDDPATQTNSAVNVGNGQSVQINQAVEAAVGQQVFRMGSTTGLRDGNVTGLNATVNYPEGTVTGLIQTDVCAEPGDSGGSLFTQDGGAVGLTSGGSGDCTAGGETFFQPVTTALAAVGATLGAGDAGAGAGAGAGDAGAGDAGAGDAGAGGAVDPSASAVDPGAGDVVDPSAGAVDPGAGGDVVDPSASASDAAGAGTGQNGTHHRSRKHQ; encoded by the coding sequence TTGAGTCACAAACGGATACCCAAGCGCAAGGCCGCCATCGCGGTTGGCGGCGTCGCGGCGCTCGGAGCAGCGGCTCTGCTGCTGCCCAACGCCAACGCGTCGCAGTCGAACGGGGATGCCGCCACTCCCAGAACCTTCGCGGCCAACGACGTCTCGGACGTCGCTTCCATGCTGGCCTCCCAGCTGGGTGACGCGTTCGCCGGCTCGTACTACGACGCGCAGCAGAAGCAGCTCGTCATCAATGTCGTCGGTAACAACAGCAACGTCGTCAACCAGATCGAGAAGGCCGGCGCGGTGGCTCACCAGGTGCAGAACAGCACCGCCGCGCTGCAGACCGCCGCCAAGACCCTCAAGGCCGACGCGACGATCCCGGGCACGGCGTGGTCCGTCGACCCGAAGACCAACGAGATCCGGGTGACCGCGGACTCCACCGTCACGGGCGACAAGTGGAACACGGTCGAGTCGACCGTCAAGGGCCTCGGTTCCGGCGTGGCGACCCTCTCGAAGTCTGCCGGAACCCTGAAGACCTTCGTCGACGGCGGTGACGCCATCTTCGGCGGCAACGCGCGCTGTTCGCTGGGCTTCAACGTCACCGCGGGCGACGGAACCCCCGCCTTCCTCACCGCGGGCCACTGCGGTGTCGCCGCCGCCGAGTGGTCGGACGCGGCGAACGGTGCGCCCATCGCCACCGTCGACCAGGCCACCTTCCCCGGAGACGGCGACTTCTCCCTCGTCAAGTACGACGACCCGGCGACGCAGACGAACAGCGCCGTCAACGTCGGCAACGGGCAGAGCGTCCAGATCAACCAGGCCGTCGAGGCCGCCGTGGGCCAGCAGGTCTTCCGGATGGGCAGCACCACGGGTCTGCGCGACGGCAACGTGACCGGTCTCAACGCCACCGTGAACTACCCGGAGGGCACCGTCACGGGCCTCATCCAGACCGATGTGTGCGCCGAGCCGGGCGACAGCGGCGGCTCCCTGTTCACCCAGGACGGCGGCGCGGTCGGCCTGACCTCCGGTGGCAGCGGCGACTGCACGGCCGGCGGCGAGACCTTCTTCCAGCCCGTCACCACCGCGCTGGCCGCGGTCGGCGCGACGCTGGGAGCCGGTGACGCAGGTGCAGGTGCAGGTGCAGGTGCGGGCGACGCAGGTGCGGGCGACGCGGGTGCCGGTGACGCCGGTGCCGGCGGGGCGGTGGACCCGAGTGCGAGCGCCGTGGACCCGGGCGCCGGTGACGTGGTGGACCCGAGCGCGGGCGCGGTGGACCCGGGCGCCGGCGGTGACGTGGTGGACCCGAGTGCGAGCGCCAGTGACGCGGCGGGCGCGGGTACCGGCCAGAACGGGACGCACCACCGGTCCCGCAAGCACCAGTAG
- a CDS encoding SpoIIE family protein phosphatase: MVAVSDGQEAAQAPAGRPAPVGRPLLSLTLATMLDDVDAHAGAVYLLSSHEPVLEMAVSAGLPRAFAAPWERVGLNAPIPVAEAVRDRRLIWVGGEHEMARRYPRIAVVLPYPFALAALPVATAATMYGAVFVTWPGSHPPDLSDRERDRLTAACDRLTLRLERAAAENRPLHPEPDLLTPYAEAPGGTLGSMEATRMVGRLPYGLCSLDLHGRVCFANAATAELLGVPVSRLLGTQLWAAVPWLNDPVYEDRYRAALISQHVTSFVALRPPGDWLSFRLYPSTSGLSVRISRARPVSEMTRAGPQRRDGSPRLVTISHVLSLASALTEAAGVQDVVQLVADEISPAVGSQSLVVLASRAGRMHVLGHRGYPDAHIVERFNGLPLSEQTPGTQALNTGVPAFFDSREQLERLYPARNATPDGMGAWAYLPLVASGRPVGTCVLGYAQSHHFAPDERAVLTSLSGLIAQALERALLYDAKLQLAQGLQAALLPASLPPLASVEAAARYLPATQGMDIGGDFYDLVSSHGRAAAVIGDVQGHNVTAAGLMGQIRTAVRAYTAVGQAPEEVMGSTNRLLIDLGTELFASCLYLRLDPARGVAVMARAGHPPPLLLRPDGKVKVLDLAGGPLLGIDPHAVYPTTAVPLVPGSVLALYTDGLIESPGVDIEDALADLARRLAASGHQPLDELADTLLQRGEESTQERPDDVALLLLRVRPRGGNGAV; the protein is encoded by the coding sequence GTGGTCGCCGTGTCCGACGGGCAGGAGGCCGCGCAGGCGCCGGCAGGCCGGCCGGCCCCGGTGGGACGTCCGCTGCTGTCGCTGACGCTGGCCACGATGCTGGACGACGTGGACGCCCACGCGGGAGCCGTCTACCTGCTGTCCTCCCACGAGCCGGTGCTGGAGATGGCGGTCTCCGCCGGGCTGCCACGGGCCTTCGCCGCGCCGTGGGAACGCGTGGGGCTGAACGCGCCGATCCCCGTCGCCGAGGCGGTACGGGATCGGCGGCTGATCTGGGTGGGCGGCGAGCACGAGATGGCCCGCAGGTATCCCCGGATCGCGGTGGTGCTCCCGTACCCCTTCGCCCTCGCCGCGCTTCCGGTGGCGACGGCCGCCACGATGTACGGCGCCGTCTTCGTGACCTGGCCCGGCTCGCATCCGCCGGACCTCTCCGACCGGGAACGCGATCGCCTCACCGCGGCCTGCGACCGGCTCACGCTGCGTCTGGAGCGTGCCGCCGCGGAGAACCGGCCGCTGCACCCCGAGCCGGACCTGCTCACGCCGTACGCGGAGGCGCCCGGCGGCACGCTCGGCTCGATGGAGGCCACGCGGATGGTGGGGCGGCTGCCGTACGGGCTGTGCTCGCTGGATCTGCACGGGCGGGTCTGCTTCGCCAACGCGGCGACGGCCGAGCTGCTCGGAGTGCCCGTCAGCCGTCTCCTGGGCACCCAGCTGTGGGCGGCCGTGCCCTGGCTGAACGACCCGGTCTACGAGGACCGCTACCGGGCGGCGCTGATCAGCCAGCACGTGACCTCCTTCGTCGCCCTGCGTCCGCCGGGCGACTGGCTCTCCTTCCGCCTGTATCCGAGTACGAGCGGGCTGAGCGTGCGGATCTCGCGGGCCCGGCCGGTGTCCGAGATGACGCGGGCGGGCCCGCAGCGGCGCGACGGCAGCCCCCGCCTGGTGACGATCTCCCATGTGCTGAGCCTGGCGAGCGCCTTGACCGAGGCGGCGGGCGTGCAGGACGTGGTGCAGCTGGTGGCGGACGAGATCTCACCCGCCGTCGGCAGCCAGTCCCTGGTCGTCCTCGCCAGCCGGGCGGGGCGCATGCACGTCCTGGGGCATCGCGGTTATCCGGACGCTCACATCGTGGAGCGCTTCAACGGGCTGCCGCTGAGCGAGCAGACCCCGGGCACCCAGGCGCTGAACACCGGTGTGCCCGCGTTCTTCGACTCGCGCGAGCAGCTGGAGCGGCTGTATCCGGCGCGGAACGCCACGCCCGACGGCATGGGCGCGTGGGCGTATCTGCCGCTGGTGGCCTCCGGACGGCCGGTGGGCACCTGCGTCCTCGGGTACGCGCAGTCCCACCACTTCGCGCCCGACGAGCGGGCGGTACTGACCAGTCTGAGCGGTCTCATCGCCCAGGCGCTGGAGCGTGCCCTGCTCTACGACGCGAAACTCCAGCTCGCACAGGGCCTCCAGGCCGCGCTGCTGCCGGCCTCGCTCCCGCCGCTGGCCTCGGTCGAGGCGGCGGCGCGCTATCTGCCGGCGACCCAGGGCATGGACATCGGAGGGGACTTCTACGACCTGGTGTCCTCGCACGGCCGGGCGGCGGCGGTGATCGGGGACGTGCAGGGGCACAACGTGACGGCGGCGGGGCTGATGGGGCAGATCCGTACCGCGGTCCGCGCGTACACGGCGGTCGGCCAGGCCCCGGAGGAGGTGATGGGGAGCACGAACCGGCTGCTCATCGACCTGGGTACCGAGCTGTTCGCCAGCTGTCTGTATCTGCGCCTGGACCCGGCGCGCGGGGTCGCCGTGATGGCCAGGGCGGGGCATCCGCCGCCGCTGCTGCTCCGGCCGGACGGCAAGGTGAAGGTGCTCGACCTGGCCGGCGGGCCGCTGCTGGGGATCGACCCCCACGCCGTCTATCCGACGACCGCGGTGCCGCTCGTCCCGGGGTCGGTGCTCGCCCTGTACACCGACGGTCTGATCGAATCCCCCGGTGTCGACATCGAGGACGCGCTCGCCGACCTCGCACGACGGCTCGCCGCGAGCGGGCACCAGCCCCTGGACGAGCTGGCCGACACTCTGCTCCAGCGGGGCGAGGAGAGCACGCAGGAGCGGCCCGACGACGTCGCGCTGCTTCTGCTGCGGGTACGGCCGCGTGGTGGGAACGGCGCCGTATGA
- a CDS encoding SpoIIE family protein phosphatase, with product MVSEGAAERGTRRSRAELALKTLTADLDPRERLHRLLEQALVFTGATVAAVYSPSVSGGELQLAESAGVPRTLYGLRDSYPLSGGSPAAEALRSGLPCWLGPEELGRCADARRLASQDFSLAVLPLGDNGCLVAVSERPDGFGPEDRACLGLLADAVVCPPAPPPDNAADLPANAFSLAMDTGHVEVDREVLDLFGLSPTTFDGKVETLLSMAVPEDLPALMSAVEPDHMSIGERELEFRIHQPSGGHKWLRLRARLLPSAEGRPARLVGIVSDASKLRSGLSDVGRVQRLAAALATAGTVRDVGQAVVAALRKPLQADRIAVAELEGDRLVVTLLDPPQPEFWPELWRSEWRSEWPDAPVRAMPTLAAALNEGRPAIWPAGADLESALAEVGPGGLAVLPLPAGGRMAGACLIGWDTPHEFGPEERALLTASAGLAGQALVRAHAFDAEHELIGMLQRTLLPRRLPRLPGAVAVARYLPTTSGLDVGGDWYDVIPLPDNHVALVIGDVQGHNASAATLMGQMRTALRAYAVEGHPPDVVVSHANRLLLDLETDLFATCCYVDVDMEEGSAWYVRAGHIPPVLRHPDGRTEVPDSETGPPLGVIRQTDFPMSPLRLQPGTIVALTTDGLVESVEVDIEDGLKRLAEGLAGSDPAHLGLVADELLTGANRSDDVALLLMRYDGMEVLPLRESWTVWRVPEAVRHARRYTRRALRTWGVGKYTDTALLIVSELVTNALVHTDGKVRLDLTLINHRLRIAVADNSPRTPIKPTSIGWEATGGRGILLVEATSATWGTVPVSGGKQVWSEIALD from the coding sequence GTGGTCAGTGAGGGTGCTGCGGAACGCGGAACGAGAAGGTCGCGTGCCGAACTTGCCCTGAAGACGCTCACCGCGGATCTCGACCCACGCGAACGGCTGCACCGCCTGCTGGAACAGGCACTCGTCTTCACCGGTGCGACCGTGGCCGCCGTGTACTCACCGAGTGTGAGCGGCGGTGAACTGCAGCTGGCCGAGTCCGCGGGGGTGCCCAGGACGCTGTACGGGCTCCGCGACAGCTACCCCCTGTCCGGCGGCTCCCCGGCCGCCGAGGCCCTGCGCTCGGGACTGCCGTGCTGGCTCGGACCCGAGGAGCTCGGGCGCTGCGCCGACGCCCGGCGCCTGGCCTCCCAGGACTTCTCGCTGGCCGTGCTGCCCCTGGGGGACAACGGCTGCCTGGTCGCCGTCAGCGAGCGCCCCGACGGCTTCGGCCCCGAGGACCGGGCCTGCCTCGGGCTGCTCGCCGATGCCGTGGTCTGCCCGCCCGCGCCGCCGCCGGACAACGCGGCGGACCTGCCCGCCAACGCGTTCAGCCTCGCCATGGACACCGGGCACGTCGAGGTCGACCGCGAGGTGCTCGACCTGTTCGGACTGTCCCCCACCACCTTCGACGGCAAGGTCGAGACCCTGTTGTCCATGGCCGTGCCGGAGGACCTCCCGGCCCTGATGTCCGCGGTCGAACCGGACCACATGTCGATCGGTGAACGCGAGCTGGAGTTCCGTATCCACCAGCCGTCCGGCGGACACAAGTGGCTGCGGCTGCGCGCCCGGCTGCTGCCCTCCGCCGAGGGCCGCCCCGCACGGCTCGTGGGCATCGTCTCCGACGCCTCCAAACTGCGCTCCGGCCTGAGCGACGTGGGCCGCGTCCAGCGTCTCGCCGCCGCGCTGGCCACCGCCGGCACCGTCCGCGATGTCGGCCAGGCCGTCGTCGCCGCCCTGCGCAAACCCCTCCAGGCCGACCGGATCGCCGTCGCCGAGCTGGAGGGCGACCGTCTCGTCGTCACGCTTCTGGACCCGCCACAGCCGGAGTTCTGGCCGGAGCTGTGGCGCAGTGAATGGCGCTCGGAGTGGCCCGACGCGCCCGTCCGGGCCATGCCCACGCTCGCGGCGGCCCTCAACGAGGGGCGGCCCGCCATCTGGCCCGCGGGCGCGGACCTGGAATCCGCGCTCGCCGAGGTCGGCCCCGGCGGCCTCGCCGTCCTGCCGCTGCCCGCGGGCGGCCGTATGGCGGGCGCCTGCCTGATCGGCTGGGACACCCCGCACGAGTTCGGCCCCGAGGAGAGAGCCCTGCTCACCGCTTCCGCGGGTCTCGCCGGGCAGGCCCTGGTACGCGCCCACGCCTTCGACGCCGAGCACGAACTGATCGGCATGCTCCAGCGGACCCTGCTCCCACGACGGCTGCCCCGGCTGCCCGGCGCGGTCGCCGTCGCCCGCTATCTGCCGACCACCTCCGGCCTGGACGTCGGCGGCGACTGGTACGACGTCATCCCGCTGCCCGACAACCACGTCGCCCTCGTCATCGGCGACGTCCAGGGACACAACGCCTCGGCCGCGACCCTCATGGGCCAGATGCGCACCGCCCTGCGCGCCTACGCCGTCGAGGGCCACCCGCCGGACGTGGTGGTCTCGCACGCCAACCGGCTCCTGCTCGACCTGGAGACCGACCTCTTCGCCACCTGCTGCTATGTCGACGTCGACATGGAGGAGGGGTCCGCCTGGTATGTGCGCGCCGGACACATCCCGCCCGTGCTGCGTCACCCGGACGGCCGTACCGAGGTCCCCGATTCGGAGACCGGACCGCCGCTCGGCGTCATCCGCCAGACCGACTTCCCCATGAGCCCGCTGCGGCTCCAGCCCGGCACCATCGTCGCGCTGACCACCGACGGACTGGTCGAGTCCGTCGAGGTCGACATCGAGGACGGCCTCAAACGTCTCGCCGAGGGTCTGGCCGGCTCCGACCCCGCCCACCTCGGTCTCGTCGCCGACGAACTGCTCACGGGCGCCAACCGCAGCGACGACGTGGCCCTCCTGCTGATGCGGTACGACGGCATGGAGGTCCTGCCGCTCCGCGAGAGCTGGACCGTCTGGCGGGTCCCCGAGGCGGTCCGGCACGCCCGCCGCTACACCCGGCGCGCCCTGCGGACCTGGGGCGTCGGCAAGTACACGGACACCGCCCTGCTGATCGTCTCGGAACTCGTCACCAACGCCCTCGTGCACACCGACGGCAAGGTCCGGCTCGACCTCACCCTCATCAACCACCGCCTGCGCATCGCGGTCGCCGACAACTCGCCCCGCACGCCGATCAAGCCCACCAGCATCGGCTGGGAGGCCACCGGAGGCCGTGGCATCCTGCTCGTCGAGGCGACGTCGGCGACCTGGGGCACGGTGCCGGTGAGCGGCGGGAAGCAGGTCTGGAGCGAGATCGCGCTCGACTGA
- a CDS encoding metallophosphoesterase family protein, with translation MRLLLMSDTHLPKRAGELPAALLAELPSADVVIHAGDWVDTATLDLLEARSRRVIGVYGNNDGPGLRARLPEIARAELGGLRFGVVHETGSAQQREQRCARRFPDLDVLVFGHSHIPWDSTAPTGLRLLNPGSPTDRRREPYCTYMTATVTDDGRLTGVTLHRLPPRSG, from the coding sequence GTGCGTCTGCTGCTCATGTCCGACACCCACCTTCCGAAGCGGGCCGGGGAACTGCCCGCCGCGCTGCTCGCCGAACTCCCGTCGGCCGACGTCGTGATCCACGCGGGCGACTGGGTGGACACCGCCACCCTCGACCTGCTGGAGGCCCGTTCCCGGCGGGTCATCGGCGTGTACGGCAACAACGACGGCCCCGGTCTGCGGGCCCGCCTCCCCGAGATCGCCCGCGCCGAACTGGGCGGCCTGCGCTTCGGGGTCGTCCACGAGACCGGCTCCGCGCAACAGCGCGAACAGCGCTGCGCGCGGCGCTTCCCCGACCTCGACGTGCTGGTCTTCGGCCACAGCCACATCCCCTGGGACAGCACCGCGCCCACCGGCCTGCGTCTGCTCAACCCCGGCTCACCGACCGACCGCCGTCGCGAGCCGTACTGCACGTACATGACCGCGACGGTGACCGACGACGGCCGGCTCACCGGGGTGACCCTGCACCGGCTGCCTCCGCGCAGCGGCTGA